One part of the Phacochoerus africanus isolate WHEZ1 chromosome 7, ROS_Pafr_v1, whole genome shotgun sequence genome encodes these proteins:
- the GPR162 gene encoding probable G-protein coupled receptor 162 isoform X2: MIAQPPAPSASHAAPPSSCLSSTQPTAFVVSFFSLKSDSAPPWMVLAVLWCSMAQTLLLPSFIWSCERYRADVRTVWEQCVAIMSEEDGDDDGGCDDYADGRVCKVRFDANGATGPGGRDPAQVKLLPGRHMLFPPLERVHYLQVPLARRLSHDETNIFATPRAPGSFLHKWSSSDDIRVLPAQSRALGGPPEYLGQRQRLEDEEDEEEAEGGGLASLRQFLEGGVLGSGGGPPRGPGFFREEITTFIDETPLPSPTASPGPSPRRPRPLGISPRRLSLGSPESRAIGLPLGLSAGRRCSLTGGEGGARAWGGSWGPGNPIFPQLTL; the protein is encoded by the exons ATGATCGCCCAGCCTCCAGCTCCATCAGCCTCACACGCAGCTCCACCATCCAGCTGCCTCTCCTCTACCCAGCCCACTGCATTT GTGGTGAGCTTCTTCTCCCTGAAGTCGGACTCGGCGCCCCCATGGATGGtgcttgctgtgctgtggtgttcCATGGCACAGACGCTGCTGCTGCCGTCCTTTATCTGGTCCTGCGAGCGCTACCGCGCCGACGTGCGCACAGTGTGGGAGCAGTGCGTGGCTATCATGTCCGAGGAGGATGGCGACGACG ATGGGGGCTGTGATGACTATGCAGATGGCCGAGTGTGCAAAGTTCGCTTTGATGCCAACGGGGCCACAGGACCAGGGGGCAGGGACCCCGCCCAAGTGAAGCTGCTGCCTGGAAGGCACATGCTTTTTCCCCCTCTTGAGAGGGTCCATTACTTACAG gtCCCTCTGGCCCGCCGTCTGTCCCATGATGAGACCAACATCTTCGCTACTCCTCGGGCACCAGGCTCCTTCCTGCACAAGTGGTCATCCTCTGATGACATCCGGGTCCTCCCAGCACAGAGCCGGGCCCTAGGGGGCCCTCCTGAGTACCTGGGACAGAGACAAAGGCTGGAGgatgaggaggatgaggaggaggctGAAGGTGGGGGGCTGGCCAGCCTCCGCCAATTCCTGGAGGGTGGGGTTCTGGGGTCAGGTGGGGGACCTCCACGGGGTCCAGGCTTCTTCCGAGAGGAGATCACCACCTTCATTGATGAGACGCCTCTGCCTTCTCCGACTGCCTCGCCGGGGCCCTCTCCTCGCCGGCCCAGGCCCCTGGGCATCTCACCCCGCCGACTCTCCCTTGGGTCCCCTGAGAGCAGAGCCATTGGACTTCCTTTGGGCCTAAGTGCAGGGCGACGCTGCTCCCTGACAGGAGGTGAGGGGGGCGCACGAGCTTGGGGAGGATCCTGGGGCCCAGGTAACCCCATCTTCCCCCAGCTGACCCTGTGA
- the GPR162 gene encoding probable G-protein coupled receptor 162 isoform X1, whose translation MARGGVGAEEASLRSNALSWLACGLLALLANAWIILSISAKQQKHKPLELLLCFLAGTHILMAAVPLTTFAVVQLRRQASSDYDWNESICKVFVSTYYTLALATCFTVASLSYHRMWMVRWPVNYRLSNAKKQALHAVMGIWMVSFILSTLPSIGWHNNGERYYARGCQFIVSKIGLGFGVCFSLLLLGGIVMGLVCVAITFYQTLWARPRRARQARRAGVGGGAKGGGSGGLGTRPAFEVPAIVVEDARGKRRSSLDGSESAKTSLQVTNLVSAIVFLYDSLTGVPILVVSFFSLKSDSAPPWMVLAVLWCSMAQTLLLPSFIWSCERYRADVRTVWEQCVAIMSEEDGDDDGGCDDYADGRVCKVRFDANGATGPGGRDPAQVKLLPGRHMLFPPLERVHYLQVPLARRLSHDETNIFATPRAPGSFLHKWSSSDDIRVLPAQSRALGGPPEYLGQRQRLEDEEDEEEAEGGGLASLRQFLEGGVLGSGGGPPRGPGFFREEITTFIDETPLPSPTASPGPSPRRPRPLGISPRRLSLGSPESRAIGLPLGLSAGRRCSLTGGEGGARAWGGSWGPGNPIFPQLTL comes from the exons ATGgcgcggggcggggtgggggcagaggaggcctCCCTCCGCTCAAACGCGTTGTCCTGGCTGGCCTGTGGGCTCCTGGCACTGCTGGCCAATGCCTGGATCATCCTCAGCATCTCGGCCAAGCAGCAGAAGCACAAGCCGCTGGAGCTGCTGCTCTGCTTCCTGGCGGGCACGCACATCCTCATGGCGGCCGTGCCCCTCACCACCTTCGCCGTGGTGCAGCTCCGGCGCCAGGCCTCCTCAGACTATGACTGGAACGAGAGTATCTGCAAGGTCTTCGTGTCCACCTACTACACCCTGGCCCTGGCCACCTGCTTCACCGTTGCCTCCCTCTCCTACCACCGCATGTGGATGGTGCGCTGGCCCGTCAACTACCGCCTCAGCAACGCCAAGAAGCAGGCGCTGCACGCCGTCATGGGCATCTGGATGGTCAGCTTCATCCTCTCCACACTGCCCTCCATTGGCTGGCACAACAACGGGGAGCGCTACTACGCCCGCGGCTGCCAGTTCATAGTCTCCAAGATTGGCCTCGGCTTTGGCGTCTGCTTCAGCCTCCTGCTCCTTGGGGGCATTGTCATGGGGCTGGTCTGTGTGGCTATCACCTTCTACCAGACGCTGTGGGCCCGGCCCCGGAGGGCTCGGCAGGCCcggagagcaggggtggggggtggggccaAGGGGGGTGGGTCAGGGGGTTTGGGTACCCGGCCAGCCTTTGAGGTGCCGGCCATCGTGGTGGAAGATGCCCGAGGGAAGCGGCGGTCCTCGCTGGATGGCTCCGAGTCAGCCAAGACATCCCTGCAGGTCACCAACCTGGTCAGCGCCATCGTCTTTCTCTATGACTCACTCACAGGGGTGCCCATCTTG GTGGTGAGCTTCTTCTCCCTGAAGTCGGACTCGGCGCCCCCATGGATGGtgcttgctgtgctgtggtgttcCATGGCACAGACGCTGCTGCTGCCGTCCTTTATCTGGTCCTGCGAGCGCTACCGCGCCGACGTGCGCACAGTGTGGGAGCAGTGCGTGGCTATCATGTCCGAGGAGGATGGCGACGACG ATGGGGGCTGTGATGACTATGCAGATGGCCGAGTGTGCAAAGTTCGCTTTGATGCCAACGGGGCCACAGGACCAGGGGGCAGGGACCCCGCCCAAGTGAAGCTGCTGCCTGGAAGGCACATGCTTTTTCCCCCTCTTGAGAGGGTCCATTACTTACAG gtCCCTCTGGCCCGCCGTCTGTCCCATGATGAGACCAACATCTTCGCTACTCCTCGGGCACCAGGCTCCTTCCTGCACAAGTGGTCATCCTCTGATGACATCCGGGTCCTCCCAGCACAGAGCCGGGCCCTAGGGGGCCCTCCTGAGTACCTGGGACAGAGACAAAGGCTGGAGgatgaggaggatgaggaggaggctGAAGGTGGGGGGCTGGCCAGCCTCCGCCAATTCCTGGAGGGTGGGGTTCTGGGGTCAGGTGGGGGACCTCCACGGGGTCCAGGCTTCTTCCGAGAGGAGATCACCACCTTCATTGATGAGACGCCTCTGCCTTCTCCGACTGCCTCGCCGGGGCCCTCTCCTCGCCGGCCCAGGCCCCTGGGCATCTCACCCCGCCGACTCTCCCTTGGGTCCCCTGAGAGCAGAGCCATTGGACTTCCTTTGGGCCTAAGTGCAGGGCGACGCTGCTCCCTGACAGGAGGTGAGGGGGGCGCACGAGCTTGGGGAGGATCCTGGGGCCCAGGTAACCCCATCTTCCCCCAGCTGACCCTGTGA